In a single window of the Thunnus maccoyii chromosome 7, fThuMac1.1, whole genome shotgun sequence genome:
- the LOC121900546 gene encoding retinal Mueller cells isomerohydrolase-like, translated as MVSRVEHPAAGYKKIFETVEELNEPTPAKITGVLPSWLGGSLLRMGPGLFEVGDEPFYHLFDGQALMHKFDLKNGQVTYYRKFIKTDAYVRAMAENRVVITEFGTAAYPDPCKNIFSRFFTYFRGIEVTDNCLVNVYPIGEDFYAVTETNYITKIDPDSLETLKKVDLCKYLSVNGVTAHPHMDADGTVYNIGNCFGKNMSLAYNIVKIPPAQKDKSDPLEKSQVLVQLPSSERLKPSYIHSFGMTDNHFVFVEQPVKINLLKFLSAWSVRGATYMDCFESNESLGTWFHLATKDPATYLSSHKFRTSAFNLFHHINAYEDEGFIVVDLCTWKGHEFVYNYLYLANLKEEWEEVKKAAMRAPQPEVRRYVLPLDIHSEEQGKNLVSLPYTTATAVLHSDGTIWLEPEVLFSGPRQAFEFPQINYSLCGGKKYSFAYGLGLNHFIPDRIVKLNVQTKETWVWQEDECYPSEPLFVPSPGATEEDDGVLLSIVVKPGAERPGFLLVLDAMKLTELARAEVNTIIPVTFHGMYRP; from the exons ATGGTCAGCCG AGTGGAGCATCCAGCAGCAGGCTACAAGAAGATCTTTGAGACTGTGGAGGAGCTGAATGAACCGACACCTGCTAAGATCACTG GTGTTTTACCATCATGGCTGGGCGGCAGTCTTCTCAGGATGGGACCGGGTCTTTTCGAAGTAGGGGATGAACCTTTCTACCATCTGTTTGACGGACAGGCTCTCATGCACAAGTTTGACCTGAAGAACGGTCAGGTGACCTACTACAGGAA GTTTATTAAGACAGATGCATATGTTCGTGCCATGGCAGAGAACAGAGTTGTCATCACTGAGTTTGGCACGGCAGCTTACCCAGACCCCTGCAAAAACATCTTCTCCAG ATTCTTTACTTACTTCAGAGGCATTGAGGTGACCGATAACTGCTTAGTGAACGTCTATCCAATCGGTGAAGACTTCTACGCTGTCACAGAGACCAATTACATCACCAAGATTGATCCAGATTCTCTGGAGACTTTAAAGAAG GTGGACCTGTGTAAGTACCTCTCAGTGAATGGGGTGACTGCCCATCCCCACATGGACGCAGATGGCACAGTCTACAACATTGGCAACTGCTTTGGCAAGAACATGAGTCTGGCTTATAACATCGTCAAGATCCCACCTGCTCAGAAAG ACAAATCAGACCCCTTAGAGAAATCCCAGGTCCTGGTTCAACTCCCCAGCAGTGAGAGGTTAAAACCCTCCTACATACACAG TTTCGGTATGACAGACAaccattttgtgtttgtggagcAGCCGGTGAAGATCAACCTGCTCAAGTTCCTGTCGGCTTGGAGCGTCAGAGGAGCCACATACATGGACTGCTTCGAATCCAACGAGAGCTTGGGG ACCTGGTTCCATCTGGCCACTAAGGACCCAGCAACTTATCTGAGCAGCCACAAGTTCAGAACATCAGCTTTCAACCTCTTTCACCATATTAACGCCTACGAAGACGAGGGATTCATCGTTGTTGACCTCTGCACATGGAAAGG TCATGAATTTGTGTACAACTACCTGTACCTCGCCAACCTGAAGGAGGAGTGGGAAGAGGTGAAGAAAGCAGCGATGAGAGCTCCTCAGCCTGAGGTCAGAAGATACGTACTGCCGCTGGATATACACAGT gaaGAGCAGGGAAAGAACCTGGTCTCTCTGCCCTACACTACAGCTACTGCTGTTCTTCATAGCGACGGAACCATCTGGTTAGAACCTGAAGTCCTCTTTTCTGGACCGAGACAAG CCTTTGAGTTTCCACAGATCAACTACTCTCTGTGTGGTGGGAAGAAGTATTCCTTCGCTTACGGTCTGGGACTCAACCACTTCATCCCTGACAGG ATAGTCAAGCTGAACGTGCAGACCAAAGAGACCTGGGTGTGGCAGGAGGACGAGTGTTATCCATCAGAGCCGCTGTTTGTACCATCGCCAGGAGCTACAGAGGAGGACGATG gtGTGCTGCTGAGTATTGTGGTGAAGCCGGGGGCAGAGAGACCAGGCTTCCTGCTGGTGCTGGACGCCATGAAACTGACAGAGCTCGCCAGGGCAGAGGTCAACACCATCATCCCTGTGACCTTCCACGGCATGTACAGACCATGA